Genomic segment of Oceaniferula flava:
AAATGCTTGGGTTGCGAACAAACTGTTCTGCGTTTTCGAGTAGCCCGGTCAGAACACGCCGGAAATGCCATCGCACTGCGCGGCGGCGGCCATGAAGAAGATCGGGCGCTGGCTGCGTTTTGCCTCGGCCACTGCCGTATCCCAGGTGGCATACCACATCACGCCGGAGCTTCCCATTTCCTGCTGACTCGCCCCCAGATCCATCGGTCTCGGCCCTTGGGCACATGCCGCACCGGTCAATGCCAGCACGGCGGTGAATTTGATCATTGCTGTTTTCATCATCATTTATAAACCATCCACGCTGGCTGCAGTCTCGTGTTCTTTTGTTAAGAATGGGTAAATCCTCACCAGATCCTCCGCAGGAAGTGGAAAATCTGTGCATCATGACACTAAGTTTTTGCCAAGCACCACCCGTGTGACATACTGCCGCGCATGAAAGGATCTGTGATTTTAGCGATGGCCGCCACGGCCCTGCTTCCCTTGTTACTCAACAGCTGCGGCAGCAGTGGTGGCGGCAGTGTCTCTGAGAACCGATCCAACCGCGGCTTCAACCCGGGCGTTGGCCCCTTCGACAGTCGGGGTAATTACGTCGAAAAATGGGCCGATGACAAAAGTAAAGGCCGCTGGTGGCGTAGCTCCAGCGTCAGGGAGTCCGCCGTGGCGAAAACGGAGACCAAGAAACCGACCACACCCGCCGTGGCCCCTCCGGTCATTGCCTCCAATGTCACCCCAAGTCCTGCCGCCGCCTCACGCCCCACGTATCAGCCACGCCCACCCGTTGGCACCTCTCGCCCGACCCCCACACCGCGCCCCAGACCGGCGGTTGTTTCCAAACCCAAGCCAAAACCGAAACCGGTGGCTCGCACCAAACCCAAGAGCAAACCACCGATCCGTCACGTGATCAAAAAAGGCGACACCCTCTACGGTCTCTCACGCAAATACGGCACCAGCGTCACCGCCATCCAGCGCGCCAACGGCTTGAAAGGCACCAATCTCAGAATCGGCAAAAGCCTGCTGATTCCCCGCTATTAAGCGCTTGGGATAGTCACCGAAACAAGCGCGCAAGCTGACCAGCCACCTCCCCGCGGGGGAAAATCACACCCGCCTGGGGGCATCCCCAGATATCCACTCAGCATTTTCACTTGCTAGCTGCCTCATTTACCAATACTGTTCATGTGAACGTATATGGATTTGAGCGCACTATTTGTTGATTTCGATGCCTACTTCGCCTCGGCGGAGCAGCACATGAACCCGCAGCTTCGCGGCCTGCCGGTGGGCGTGGCGCCGGTGCTGGCGGAGAGCTCTTGCTGCATTGCCGCCAGTTACGAGGCGAAGGCACACGG
This window contains:
- a CDS encoding LysM peptidoglycan-binding domain-containing protein → MKGSVILAMAATALLPLLLNSCGSSGGGSVSENRSNRGFNPGVGPFDSRGNYVEKWADDKSKGRWWRSSSVRESAVAKTETKKPTTPAVAPPVIASNVTPSPAAASRPTYQPRPPVGTSRPTPTPRPRPAVVSKPKPKPKPVARTKPKSKPPIRHVIKKGDTLYGLSRKYGTSVTAIQRANGLKGTNLRIGKSLLIPRY